From a region of the Mobula birostris isolate sMobBir1 chromosome 28, sMobBir1.hap1, whole genome shotgun sequence genome:
- the LOC140189268 gene encoding histone H4: protein MSGRGKGGKGLGKGGAKRHRKVLRDNIQGITKPAIRRLARRGGVKRISGLIYEETRGVLKVFLENVIRDAVTYTEHAKRKTVTAMDVVYALKRQGRTLYGFGG from the coding sequence atgtctggcagagggaaaggaggcaaAGGACTGGGCAAAGGCGGAGCCAAGCGGCACCGTAAAGTGCTCCGTGATAACATCCAGGGCATCACCAAACCGGCCATCCGCCGTCTGGCTCGCCGTGGCGGCGTCAAGCGGATCTCGGGTCTGATCTACGAGGAGACCCGTGGGGTGCTGAAGGTTTTCCTGGAGAATGTGATCCGGGATGCGGTCACCTACACTGAACACGCCAAGCGCAAGACCGTCACTGCCATGGATGTGGTGTACGCTCTGAAACGCCAGGGCCGCACTCTCTATGGCTTCGGCGGCTGA
- the LOC140189046 gene encoding histone H2B 1/2-like, which yields MPEPAKSAPKKGTKKVLSKPAGKAGKKRKRLRKESYSIYIYKVMKQVHPDTGISSKAMSIMNSFVNDIFERIGGEASRLAHYNKRSTITSREIQTAVRLLLPGELAKHAVSEGTKAVTKYTSSK from the coding sequence ATGCCTGAGCCAGCGAAATCCGCTCCGAAGAAGGGCACCAAGAAAGTTTTGTCCAAACCAGCAGGCAAGGCAGGGAAGAAGCGCAAGAGGCTGAGGAAGGAGAGTTACTCCATCTACATCTACAAAGTGATGAAGCAGGTTCACCCCGATACTGGCATCTCCTCCAAGGCCATGAGCATCATGAACTCGTTCGTCAACGATATCTTCGAGAGAATCGGGGGCGAGGCTTCCCGCCTGGCCCACTACAACAAGCGGTCAACTATCACCTCACGGGAGATCCAGACCGCCGTGCGCTTGCTGCTGCCCGGGGAGCTGGCCAAGCACGCCGTGTCCGAAGGGACAAAGGCGGTGACCAAGTACACCAGCTCCAAGTAA
- the LOC140189001 gene encoding histone H1-like, whose protein sequence is MTETAPAEMAPPAAPAAAKRSPKKKAAGRSKPAGPKLGEQIDKIVAGCRDRKGMSAVAIMKALTSSGVDVGKRRAQIRMCIKKRVESGSLVQTKGAGLSGSFKSGQGKSAVKTVKKANKPPAKKSSSNKSGAKKAAAKKPAAKKAAAKKPAAKKAAAKKPAAKKAAAKKPAAKKAAAKKPAAKKAAAKKPAAKKAAVKKTAAKKAAPKPKKTAVKK, encoded by the coding sequence ATGACCGAGACAGCACCCGCCGAAATGGCTCCTCCAGCCGCACCCGCCGCCGCAAAGAGGAGTCCCAAGAAGAAGGCGGCCGGCCGGAGCAAACCAGCCGGTCCCAAGCTGGGCGAACAAATCGACAAGATTGTGGCGGGTTGTCGCGATAGGAAGGGGATGTCCGCTGTGGCCATCATGAAGGCTCTGACCAGCAGCGGTGTCGATGTGGGGAAACGTCGCGCCCAGATCAGGATGTGCATCAAGAAGAGAGTGGAAAGCGGCTCCTTGGTTCAGACCAAGGGCgcgggtctttcgggatcctttaAATCCGGTCAAGGAAAAAGTGCCGTGAAAACGGTGAAGAAAGCGAACAAGCCACCGGCAAAGAAATCTTCCAGCAACAAGTCTGGCGCCAAGAAAGCGGCAGCGAAGAAACCAGCGGCCAAGAAAGCGGCAGCGAAGAAACCAGCGGCCAAGAAAGCGGCAGCGAAGAAACCAGCGGCCAAGAAAGCGGCAGCGAAGAAACCAGCGGCCAAGAAAGCGGCAGCGAAGAAACCAGCGGCCAAGAAAGCGGCAGCGAAGAAACCAGCGGCCAAGAAAGCGGCAGTGAAGAAAACAGCGGCTAAGAAGGCGGCGCCGAAGCCCAAGAAGACAGCAGTCAAAAAGTAA